The proteins below are encoded in one region of Roseomonas marmotae:
- a CDS encoding UDP-glucuronic acid decarboxylase family protein, giving the protein MHLEKRVLVTGGAGFLGSHLCERLIADGAHVICADNFFTGAHHNIEAIRDHPRFELIRHDVCFPLYVECDEIYNLACPASPIHYQRDPVQTTKTSVSGAINMLGLAKRVKARIFQASTSEVYGDPHVHPQPENYWGNVNPIGFRSCYDEGKRCAETLFFDYRRQHNLRIKVARIFNTYGPRMHPNDGRVVSSFIVQALIGKDITVFGDGSQTRSFCYVDDLIEGFVRLMQTPDDVTGPINMGNPGEFTITELAQEVIRMTNSSSRIVYQSLPHDDPKQRRPDIEKAQRVLGWEPEVDLRAGLEKTIAYFEKLLTSGRVKEIIGYPM; this is encoded by the coding sequence ATGCATCTTGAAAAGCGGGTTCTGGTGACGGGCGGCGCCGGTTTCCTGGGCTCCCATTTATGCGAACGGCTGATCGCGGACGGCGCCCATGTCATCTGCGCGGATAATTTCTTCACCGGGGCGCATCACAATATCGAAGCCATTCGAGACCATCCCCGTTTCGAGCTGATCCGGCACGATGTCTGCTTTCCGCTCTATGTGGAATGCGATGAGATCTACAATCTCGCTTGCCCCGCCTCGCCGATCCATTACCAGCGTGATCCGGTACAGACGACCAAGACCAGCGTCTCCGGCGCCATCAATATGCTGGGCCTGGCCAAGCGCGTGAAGGCCAGGATCTTCCAGGCTTCAACTTCGGAAGTCTATGGAGATCCGCATGTGCATCCGCAGCCCGAGAACTACTGGGGTAACGTCAACCCCATCGGGTTCCGGTCCTGTTACGACGAGGGCAAGCGATGCGCCGAGACATTGTTCTTCGACTACCGGCGCCAGCACAATCTCCGCATCAAGGTGGCCCGGATCTTCAATACCTATGGCCCCCGCATGCACCCGAATGACGGGCGCGTGGTCTCCAGCTTCATTGTCCAGGCGCTGATCGGCAAGGACATCACCGTCTTCGGCGATGGCAGCCAGACACGTTCCTTCTGCTACGTGGACGACCTGATCGAAGGCTTCGTTCGCCTGATGCAAACGCCGGACGATGTCACGGGGCCCATCAACATGGGAAATCCCGGGGAGTTCACCATCACTGAACTGGCCCAGGAGGTCATCAGGATGACCAATTCCTCTTCGAGGATCGTGTATCAGTCCTTGCCCCATGACGACCCGAAGCAGCGCCGCCCGGACATCGAGAAGGCGCAGCGGGTGCTGGGATGGGAGCCCGAGGTCGACCTGCGGGCGGGCCTGGAGAAGACGATCGCCTATTTCGAGAAGTTGCTGACCAGCGGCCGGGTCAAGGAGATCATCGGCTACCCAATGTGA
- a CDS encoding heavy metal translocating P-type ATPase, with amino-acid sequence MDEHHPGVRPGERPPAGGEQALVHDPVCGMTVDPARTPHHARYHDTTFHFCSAGCKAKFEADPDRYLTAKEPAAPGAPQSATVYTCPMHPEVRQQGPGKCPICGMTLKPLAAGAGAVPVRQPAAQAAAPPRAARAGAVYTCPMHPEIRQQGPGSCPICGMALEPLEVTAEAAPNEELADMSRRFWIGLVLTVPIVILDMGAHIPGLGLDHLVPPRVSAWVQFLLGTPVVLWAGWPFFVRGWQSFRNRSLNMFSLISLGAGAAYFYSLVAIFAPGIFPEGFRGRDGTVAVYFEAAAVITVLVLFGQVLELRARERTGGAIRALLNMAPKTARRIRADGSDEEVPLGEVHAGDRLRIRPGDSVPVDGEVLEGSGAVDESMVTGESLPVEKGPGSRVVGGTVNGTGALVMRADKVGSDTMLSRIVAMVAEAQRSRAPIQRLADTVAGYFVPAIIAVAVLAFVAWAIWGPPPALSYGLIAAVSVLIIACPCALGLATPMSIMVGVGKGATGGVLIKNAEALEHMEKVDTLVVDKTGTLTEGRPKVTAVVPAPGFTEAEVLPLAAMLERSSEHPLAAAVVAAAKERGMALGEPAGFASATGKGVTGTVEGRRVALGNARLMQELGVEPGDLATRAEEFRREGGTALFLAVDGRPGGLIVVADPVKQTTPAALESLRASGIHIVMLTGDNSTTAEAVARRLGIAEFHGDVLPEDKHRIVRELRARGKVVAMAGDGVNDAPALAEADVGIAMGTGTDVAMQSAGVTLVKGDLAGIARARTLSHAVMRNIRQNLFFAFIYNAAGVPLAAGVLYPVLGILLSPVVAAMAMALSSVSVIGNALRLRAIRL; translated from the coding sequence ATGGACGAGCATCACCCTGGCGTGCGTCCCGGTGAGCGCCCGCCGGCCGGGGGAGAGCAGGCCCTGGTTCACGATCCCGTCTGCGGCATGACGGTCGATCCTGCCAGGACGCCGCACCATGCCCGGTATCACGACACCACCTTCCATTTCTGCTCGGCGGGCTGCAAGGCGAAGTTCGAGGCCGACCCGGACCGGTACCTCACGGCAAAGGAACCGGCCGCGCCCGGGGCGCCGCAAAGCGCGACGGTTTATACCTGCCCCATGCATCCGGAGGTCCGCCAGCAGGGGCCGGGCAAATGCCCCATCTGCGGCATGACCCTGAAGCCGCTGGCGGCGGGCGCCGGGGCCGTGCCGGTCCGGCAGCCAGCGGCGCAGGCCGCCGCCCCGCCCAGGGCCGCGCGGGCGGGGGCGGTCTACACCTGCCCCATGCATCCGGAGATCCGCCAGCAGGGGCCGGGCAGCTGCCCCATCTGCGGCATGGCGCTGGAGCCGCTGGAGGTCACGGCCGAGGCCGCCCCCAACGAGGAACTCGCCGATATGAGCCGGCGGTTCTGGATCGGCCTCGTGCTGACCGTGCCGATCGTCATCCTGGACATGGGCGCGCATATCCCCGGCCTCGGCCTGGACCATCTGGTGCCGCCTCGGGTCTCCGCCTGGGTCCAGTTCCTGCTCGGCACGCCGGTCGTGCTCTGGGCGGGCTGGCCATTCTTCGTGCGGGGATGGCAGTCGTTCAGGAACCGCAGCCTGAACATGTTCAGCCTGATCTCCCTCGGCGCCGGCGCGGCTTATTTCTACAGCCTGGTCGCGATCTTCGCGCCCGGTATCTTCCCGGAGGGATTCCGCGGTCGCGACGGCACCGTCGCCGTCTATTTCGAGGCGGCGGCCGTCATCACCGTGCTGGTCCTGTTCGGGCAGGTCCTGGAACTCCGGGCCCGCGAGCGGACCGGGGGCGCCATCCGCGCCCTGCTGAACATGGCGCCCAAGACGGCGCGGCGCATCCGCGCCGACGGCTCCGACGAGGAAGTCCCGCTGGGCGAGGTACATGCCGGCGACCGGCTGCGAATCCGGCCGGGAGACAGCGTGCCCGTGGATGGCGAGGTGCTGGAGGGAAGCGGCGCCGTGGATGAATCCATGGTCACCGGCGAATCCCTGCCCGTGGAGAAGGGGCCCGGCTCCCGCGTCGTCGGCGGCACCGTGAACGGCACGGGCGCGCTGGTGATGCGGGCGGATAAGGTCGGCTCCGACACCATGCTCTCGCGCATCGTGGCGATGGTGGCCGAGGCGCAGCGCAGCCGGGCGCCGATCCAGCGCCTGGCCGATACGGTGGCCGGCTACTTCGTCCCCGCCATCATCGCCGTCGCGGTCCTGGCCTTCGTCGCCTGGGCCATCTGGGGCCCGCCGCCCGCGCTCTCCTACGGGCTGATCGCGGCCGTCTCGGTGCTCATCATCGCCTGCCCCTGCGCGCTCGGCCTCGCCACGCCCATGAGCATCATGGTGGGCGTCGGCAAGGGCGCGACGGGCGGCGTGCTCATCAAGAACGCCGAGGCGCTCGAACACATGGAGAAGGTGGACACGCTGGTCGTGGACAAGACCGGCACCCTGACCGAGGGCAGGCCCAAGGTCACGGCCGTGGTCCCGGCGCCCGGCTTCACAGAGGCCGAGGTGCTGCCGCTCGCCGCCATGCTGGAACGCTCCAGCGAGCACCCGCTGGCCGCCGCGGTCGTGGCCGCCGCCAAGGAGCGCGGCATGGCCCTCGGCGAGCCCGCCGGCTTCGCCTCCGCCACGGGCAAGGGCGTGACCGGCACGGTGGAGGGCCGCCGGGTGGCGCTGGGCAATGCGCGGCTGATGCAGGAGCTGGGGGTGGAGCCCGGCGACCTCGCCACCCGGGCCGAGGAGTTCCGGCGCGAGGGCGGCACGGCGCTGTTCCTGGCCGTGGACGGCAGGCCGGGCGGGCTCATCGTCGTGGCGGACCCCGTCAAGCAGACCACGCCGGCCGCGCTGGAGAGCCTGCGCGCCAGCGGCATCCATATCGTCATGCTGACAGGCGACAACAGCACGACGGCGGAGGCCGTGGCCCGCAGGCTCGGCATCGCGGAGTTCCACGGGGATGTCCTGCCCGAGGACAAGCACCGCATCGTCCGGGAGCTTCGCGCCAGGGGCAAGGTCGTCGCCATGGCCGGGGATGGCGTGAACGACGCCCCGGCGCTGGCGGAGGCCGATGTCGGCATCGCCATGGGCACCGGGACGGATGTCGCCATGCAGAGCGCGGGCGTGACGCTGGTGAAGGGCGACCTCGCGGGCATCGCCCGGGCGCGGACCCTGTCGCATGCGGTGATGCGGAACATCCGGCAGAACCTGTTCTTCGCCTTCATCTACAACGCCGCCGGGGTGCCGCTGGCGGCGGGGGTGCTCTATCCCGTTCTGGGCATCCTGCTCAGCCCCGTCGTCGCGGCCATGGCCATGGCCTTGAGCTCGGTCTCCGTGATCGGCAACGCGCTGCGGCTGAGGGCCATCCGCCTCTAG
- a CDS encoding UbiA family prenyltransferase — MQSRHADAETPVASAPQDLADIAPSCPLCVDLDGTLTPSDTLVEGLLALLASRHLPWALHGLLTGGRALLKQRVAEATLMDATLLPYNTSLLTYLQEEKRRGRQLVLVTAADISVARGVAEHHAGLFDEVMASDGRRNLKGEAKAQALVERFGAGNFAYIGNDATDVAIWRVAQAGILVNASRRTAAAARRATRVEAEFKRDMPVPLALLRAMRPHQWAKNLLVIVPVFTAHAALDPASWMAALLAFVAFCATASGIYLFNDLTDLAADRRHPRKRMRPFASGAVPLTTGFLTGAALLAIGLLLAAAAGALLVLLLYAVLSVAYSMKLKELPLVDVFVLAALYTLRIVAGGEATGHIISLWLICFSSFLFLSLALVKRVEELQSAAERGKGALSRRGYTPADLPILRGFGCASAFSASLVLALFVQAEAMQAQRYASPALLWALVPLMLFWQCRLWLSAARGYMHDDPIIYAARDWVSWLVALCVFLVLTAAKSVTWFAP, encoded by the coding sequence GTGCAGAGCCGCCATGCAGACGCCGAGACGCCAGTCGCTTCCGCCCCACAGGACCTGGCCGATATCGCGCCGTCCTGCCCGCTCTGTGTGGATCTCGACGGGACGCTGACGCCATCCGACACGCTGGTGGAGGGCCTGCTGGCGCTACTGGCCAGCAGGCACCTGCCCTGGGCCCTGCATGGCCTGCTGACGGGCGGGCGCGCGCTGCTGAAGCAGCGGGTGGCGGAAGCCACGCTGATGGATGCCACCCTGCTGCCCTACAACACCAGCCTGCTTACCTACCTGCAGGAGGAGAAGCGGCGGGGCCGCCAGCTCGTGCTGGTGACCGCCGCCGATATCAGCGTGGCACGCGGCGTGGCCGAGCATCACGCCGGGCTGTTCGACGAGGTCATGGCTTCAGACGGCCGGCGCAACCTCAAGGGGGAGGCCAAGGCTCAGGCGCTGGTCGAGCGGTTCGGCGCCGGGAACTTCGCCTATATCGGCAATGACGCGACGGATGTGGCCATCTGGCGCGTCGCCCAGGCCGGCATCCTGGTCAATGCCAGCCGCCGCACCGCCGCCGCCGCGCGGCGGGCGACGCGGGTGGAGGCCGAGTTCAAGCGGGACATGCCGGTGCCGCTGGCGCTGCTGCGGGCCATGCGGCCGCACCAATGGGCCAAGAACCTGCTGGTCATCGTGCCGGTCTTCACCGCCCATGCCGCCCTGGACCCCGCGAGCTGGATGGCCGCGCTGCTGGCCTTCGTGGCCTTCTGCGCGACGGCCTCCGGCATCTACCTCTTCAACGACCTGACCGACCTGGCCGCCGACCGGCGTCACCCGCGCAAGCGGATGCGCCCCTTCGCCAGCGGCGCGGTGCCGCTGACCACCGGCTTCCTGACGGGGGCCGCGCTGCTGGCCATCGGGCTGCTGCTGGCCGCGGCGGCGGGGGCATTGCTGGTGCTGCTGCTCTATGCGGTGCTCTCGGTCGCCTATTCCATGAAGCTGAAGGAGCTGCCGCTGGTGGACGTCTTCGTCCTGGCGGCGCTCTATACCCTGCGTATCGTGGCGGGCGGCGAGGCCACCGGCCACATCATCTCCCTCTGGCTGATCTGCTTCTCCAGCTTCCTGTTCCTGAGCCTGGCCCTGGTGAAGCGGGTGGAGGAGCTGCAATCGGCGGCGGAACGCGGCAAGGGCGCGCTCTCGCGCCGCGGCTACACGCCGGCCGACCTGCCCATCCTCCGTGGCTTCGGCTGTGCCTCCGCCTTCTCGGCCAGCCTCGTCCTGGCGTTGTTCGTGCAGGCGGAGGCGATGCAGGCGCAGCGCTACGCCTCCCCCGCGCTGCTCTGGGCCCTGGTGCCGCTGATGCTGTTCTGGCAGTGCCGGCTCTGGCTGTCAGCCGCGCGCGGCTACATGCATGACGACCCCATCATCTACGCGGCGCGGGACTGGGTCTCCTGGCTGGTCGCGCTCTGCGTCTTCCTGGTGCTCACCGCCGCCAAGTCGGTCACTTGGTTCGCGCCCTAG
- a CDS encoding EamA family transporter: protein MTPSTLALILVSVTMSAAAQVLLKFGVQAARPAPGMELPMLAALFRTLFHPLVLGGLALYGLGAVLWIGALGRTELSKAYPFVSLGFVLTAAAGALLFHETLSMLRVSGIALIVIGVILVAQS from the coding sequence ATGACCCCATCCACCCTGGCGCTCATCCTGGTGAGCGTCACGATGTCCGCGGCGGCGCAGGTGCTGCTCAAGTTCGGCGTGCAGGCGGCCCGGCCGGCGCCGGGGATGGAGCTGCCCATGCTGGCGGCGCTGTTCCGCACGCTCTTCCATCCCCTGGTACTGGGGGGCCTCGCGCTCTACGGCCTCGGGGCCGTGCTCTGGATCGGGGCGCTGGGCCGCACGGAACTGTCCAAGGCCTATCCCTTCGTCAGCCTCGGCTTCGTGCTGACCGCCGCCGCCGGCGCGCTGCTCTTCCATGAGACGCTGAGCATGCTCCGGGTCTCCGGCATCGCCCTCATCGTGATCGGAGTGATTCTTGTCGCCCAAAGCTGA
- a CDS encoding DUF6798 domain-containing protein, giving the protein MSPKAESATGSWLLAHPLLLAVLAAAVSVGLQGFAFGINNNVFHIPIVLGYGQLGQFAGDPFIQSLGRFVSPVYLALGLVADERNIQGLFLACHVLTRVLTFLALILIVTASGVRGGWRLLLAVAALVLARGLYGVSPMGEGGMLPDYFTHSELSGAFALLTVAALLRGRLVLAAGLAGIAFALNAFIGVWMLVPVGLGLLAPWAGWDGPRPQPRPWLRQLLLAALAFSVPALPVAVWVLRSTAGDAAVAPFDYREYLYFYFGKHFFMQASSTREILQSGTAVLAGLAALLVLPNWRRALLPLAGLLLVLGAGAVAGIFANSRFILNLHLIRADSLLIMLSGAYVAAATARLAQPAWNWRGIAALLSLAGLLSGLWALSAVALANAWLAGARAAAPGAPAGRAIPALCLALLAAAAILNGAALRKELAADAIPREADLEGMMPRAPEWLEMQLWARQNTPAEARFLVPSWPSGFRIGAQRSVWVDFKQGATAMWAPDTYAGWRQRVDEINRLRSLPERCAYARTRGLDYVIIDLRPGRAPALEGSPAVPLHANRLFRAYAAASC; this is encoded by the coding sequence TTGTCGCCCAAAGCTGAGAGCGCCACCGGGTCCTGGCTCCTGGCGCATCCGTTGCTGCTGGCGGTCCTGGCGGCGGCGGTGTCAGTCGGCCTGCAAGGCTTCGCCTTCGGCATCAACAACAACGTCTTCCACATCCCCATCGTGCTGGGATACGGCCAGCTCGGCCAGTTCGCCGGCGACCCCTTCATCCAGTCGCTGGGCCGCTTCGTCTCGCCCGTCTACCTCGCCCTGGGGCTGGTGGCGGATGAGCGGAACATCCAGGGCCTCTTCCTGGCCTGCCACGTCCTGACGCGCGTGCTGACCTTCCTGGCGCTCATCCTCATCGTCACTGCATCGGGCGTGCGGGGTGGCTGGCGCCTGCTGCTGGCCGTCGCCGCGCTGGTGCTGGCCAGGGGGCTCTACGGCGTCTCCCCGATGGGGGAGGGCGGGATGCTGCCGGACTACTTCACCCATAGCGAGCTGTCCGGCGCCTTCGCCCTGCTGACGGTCGCCGCGCTGCTGCGGGGGCGGCTGGTGCTGGCCGCCGGACTGGCCGGCATCGCCTTTGCGCTGAATGCCTTCATCGGCGTCTGGATGCTGGTGCCGGTGGGGCTGGGCCTGCTGGCGCCCTGGGCGGGGTGGGACGGGCCGCGCCCGCAGCCGCGCCCCTGGCTGCGGCAGCTTCTCCTGGCCGCCCTGGCCTTTTCCGTGCCGGCCCTCCCGGTCGCGGTCTGGGTGCTCCGCTCCACCGCCGGGGACGCGGCCGTCGCGCCCTTCGACTACCGCGAATATCTCTACTTCTACTTCGGCAAGCATTTCTTCATGCAGGCATCGAGCACCAGGGAGATCCTGCAGTCCGGCACCGCCGTGCTGGCGGGCCTCGCCGCGCTGCTGGTGCTGCCGAACTGGCGCAGGGCCCTGCTGCCCCTGGCCGGGCTGCTGCTGGTGCTGGGGGCGGGGGCAGTGGCCGGTATCTTCGCCAACTCGCGCTTCATCCTCAACCTGCACCTCATCCGCGCCGACAGCCTGCTCATCATGCTGTCCGGGGCCTATGTGGCCGCCGCCACGGCCCGGCTGGCGCAGCCCGCCTGGAACTGGCGCGGCATCGCCGCCCTGCTGTCCCTGGCCGGGCTGCTCAGCGGCCTCTGGGCCCTCAGCGCGGTGGCCCTGGCGAACGCCTGGCTGGCCGGGGCACGGGCGGCGGCGCCGGGCGCCCCGGCGGGGCGGGCCATCCCGGCGCTTTGCCTCGCCTTGCTGGCGGCAGCGGCGATCCTGAACGGCGCCGCCCTGCGGAAGGAGCTCGCCGCCGATGCCATCCCGCGCGAGGCGGATCTAGAGGGCATGATGCCCCGGGCCCCGGAATGGCTGGAGATGCAACTCTGGGCCCGGCAGAATACCCCGGCCGAGGCGCGCTTCCTGGTGCCGTCCTGGCCCAGCGGCTTCCGCATCGGTGCCCAACGGTCGGTCTGGGTGGACTTCAAGCAGGGTGCCACCGCCATGTGGGCACCCGACACCTATGCCGGCTGGCGCCAGCGCGTGGACGAGATCAACCGCCTGCGGAGCCTGCCGGAGCGCTGCGCCTATGCCCGCACCCGTGGCCTCGACTACGTCATCATCGACCTTCGCCCGGGCCGGGCACCGGCGCTGGAGGGAAGCCCGGCGGTGCCGCTGCACGCGAACCGCCTCTTCCGCGCCTATGCCGCGGCCTCCTGCTAG
- a CDS encoding FkbM family methyltransferase: MDELGFLTALHRPGTLVDAGAHDGLLALPLARLPGASVLAFEPLPAAFARLAAACAGIDAITPIPQALGDAPGRLALSVPVVEGERQEQWASLVKTFQGHGPHVRAETIEVPVVTLDSFGLADLTAMKIDAEGAEYEVLRGARDTLRRCRPVLTLELEERHREGSTWAVPAFLDALDYATCFVLDGQWWPATALDRATMQRASPDPSDYAASDPYVFNFFAWPREREAEVRQALPMIRPRA; the protein is encoded by the coding sequence ATGGATGAACTCGGCTTCCTGACGGCGCTGCACCGTCCCGGCACCCTGGTCGATGCCGGCGCGCATGACGGGTTGCTGGCCCTGCCGCTGGCCCGGCTCCCCGGCGCCTCCGTCCTGGCCTTCGAGCCGCTTCCCGCCGCCTTCGCCCGCCTCGCCGCCGCCTGCGCGGGCATCGACGCCATCACGCCCATCCCCCAGGCGCTGGGCGATGCGCCCGGCCGGCTGGCCCTCTCCGTGCCGGTCGTGGAGGGGGAGCGGCAGGAGCAATGGGCCTCCCTCGTCAAGACCTTCCAGGGCCATGGCCCACATGTCCGGGCCGAGACGATCGAGGTGCCGGTCGTCACGCTGGACAGTTTCGGGCTGGCGGACCTGACGGCCATGAAGATCGACGCGGAAGGCGCGGAATACGAGGTGCTGCGGGGCGCGCGCGACACGCTGCGGCGCTGCCGCCCCGTCCTGACGCTGGAGCTGGAGGAGCGGCACCGGGAAGGCTCCACCTGGGCGGTGCCCGCCTTCCTGGACGCGCTGGACTATGCCACCTGCTTCGTGCTGGACGGGCAGTGGTGGCCGGCCACGGCGCTGGACCGCGCGACGATGCAGCGGGCCAGCCCCGATCCCTCGGACTACGCGGCCTCCGACCCCTATGTCTTCAATTTCTTCGCCTGGCCGCGGGAGCGGGAGGCGGAGGTCCGCCAGGCCCTGCCGATGATCCGGCCGAGGGCCTGA
- a CDS encoding acetamidase/formamidase family protein, protein MATHRFRPTRYHNAIGTAEPCLRVADGDTVVTDTIDASGLDAREVAVASRPNPMTGPFFIEGAEPGDTLAVEINRLTPSRSTGWTYSPLALTVLDPAAILERPPSQRSVWDIDTGAGVVRLQEPAPGLEDFAPPLQPMIGCFGVAPAGGQALSTATSAQNGGNMDYRLFAPGTTAWFPVSVPGALFYLGDGHACQGDGEIVGTGIETSFEMEVTFRVLKRKITWPRGETAEDIFTIGNARPLDQALQHATTEMMHWLGEDYGLDARAASHLMGQVVRYDVGNVFNPAYTVACRIAKRWLTKR, encoded by the coding sequence ATGGCCACGCATCGTTTCCGCCCCACCCGCTACCACAACGCCATCGGCACCGCCGAACCGTGCCTGCGCGTCGCCGACGGGGATACGGTCGTGACCGACACCATCGACGCCTCGGGCCTCGATGCGCGGGAGGTCGCCGTCGCCAGCCGCCCGAACCCGATGACCGGCCCCTTCTTCATCGAGGGCGCCGAGCCCGGCGATACCCTGGCCGTGGAGATCAACCGCCTGACGCCGAGCCGCTCGACCGGCTGGACCTATTCGCCCCTCGCCCTCACGGTGCTGGACCCCGCGGCGATCCTGGAGCGCCCGCCCTCGCAGCGTTCCGTCTGGGACATCGACACCGGGGCCGGCGTCGTGCGGTTGCAGGAGCCCGCGCCGGGGCTGGAGGATTTCGCGCCGCCGCTGCAGCCCATGATCGGCTGCTTCGGGGTGGCCCCGGCGGGTGGCCAGGCGCTGTCCACGGCCACCAGCGCGCAGAATGGCGGCAACATGGACTACCGGCTCTTCGCGCCTGGGACGACGGCCTGGTTCCCGGTCTCGGTGCCGGGCGCGCTCTTCTACCTGGGCGACGGCCATGCCTGCCAGGGCGACGGCGAGATCGTCGGCACGGGCATCGAGACCTCCTTCGAGATGGAGGTCACCTTCCGGGTGCTGAAGCGGAAGATCACCTGGCCGCGCGGCGAGACGGCGGAGGACATCTTCACCATCGGCAATGCCCGGCCGCTGGACCAGGCCCTGCAGCACGCCACCACCGAGATGATGCACTGGCTGGGCGAGGATTACGGCCTGGACGCGCGGGCCGCCAGCCACCTGATGGGACAGGTCGTCCGCTACGATGTCGGCAATGTCTTCAACCCCGCCTATACCGTCGCCTGCCGCATCGCCAAGCGCTGGCTGACGAAGCGGTAG
- a CDS encoding Bug family tripartite tricarboxylate transporter substrate binding protein yields MKRRGIIASAAGLMLSPLVTAPRPAGAQQASSWPNQPLRLIVPFAAGGPTDVAARFLAEDLGKVLPQRSLVENRTGAGVVVGTEFVAKAPKDGHTLLYTTIAHSVLRPLFPQLPFDPVKDFAPAALIGQVPMVLFVNKDLPARNLQELIALFRDNPGKYSYASSGIGGAVHLASELFLSMAGDLKVQHVPYRGSSAAMPDLLSGNVAMLIDVGTGAMPYAERGELRVLGLGAPERSPVAPDVPTIHEAGVPGYEAYSWHMLMAPAGTPQPVVAALNAAVNKVTGQEAFQRRLLDMALQVRPSSTPAECSAFLDTETQKWEPVLRRVGMSGQG; encoded by the coding sequence ATGAAGCGCCGAGGTATCATCGCGTCAGCCGCGGGGCTGATGCTGAGCCCGCTTGTCACCGCCCCGCGCCCGGCCGGCGCGCAGCAGGCTTCATCCTGGCCGAACCAGCCCCTGCGCCTGATCGTTCCCTTCGCCGCCGGCGGGCCCACGGATGTCGCGGCGCGCTTCCTCGCCGAGGACCTCGGCAAGGTCCTGCCCCAGCGCAGCCTCGTGGAGAACCGCACCGGCGCGGGCGTGGTCGTCGGCACCGAATTCGTCGCCAAGGCGCCGAAGGACGGCCACACGCTGCTCTACACCACCATCGCGCATTCCGTGCTCCGCCCGCTCTTCCCGCAATTGCCCTTCGACCCCGTGAAGGACTTCGCGCCCGCCGCGCTGATCGGCCAGGTGCCGATGGTCCTCTTCGTCAACAAGGACCTGCCGGCCAGGAACCTCCAGGAACTGATCGCGCTGTTCCGCGACAATCCCGGCAAGTATTCCTACGCCTCATCCGGCATCGGCGGCGCCGTGCACCTGGCCTCGGAACTCTTCCTCAGCATGGCCGGCGACCTGAAGGTGCAGCACGTCCCCTATCGCGGCAGCTCGGCGGCCATGCCGGACCTGCTGAGCGGCAATGTCGCCATGCTGATCGATGTCGGCACGGGCGCCATGCCCTATGCCGAGCGGGGCGAGCTGCGGGTTCTCGGTCTCGGCGCGCCGGAGCGCTCCCCGGTGGCCCCGGACGTGCCGACGATCCACGAGGCCGGGGTGCCGGGCTACGAGGCCTATAGCTGGCACATGCTGATGGCCCCGGCCGGCACGCCGCAGCCGGTCGTCGCGGCCCTGAACGCGGCGGTGAACAAGGTGACGGGGCAGGAGGCCTTCCAGCGGCGCCTGCTGGACATGGCGCTCCAGGTGCGGCCGAGCAGCACGCCGGCGGAATGCAGTGCCTTCCTGGACACCGAGACGCAGAAATGGGAGCCCGTCCTCCGCCGCGTCGGGATGTCGGGCCAGGGCTGA
- a CDS encoding septal ring lytic transglycosylase RlpA family protein, protein MSAFSTPAATKEPRQGQAVRAQEAPGHHLRPQRGRASFYGRQFHGRRMANGKPFNRFSNSAASRTLPLGTEARVRNLENGRTALVVIQDRGPRTRSRVLDVSPHTASQLGMREQGTAMVEITPLRIPRGEPG, encoded by the coding sequence ATGAGCGCATTCAGTACACCGGCCGCAACGAAGGAGCCGCGCCAGGGCCAGGCCGTCCGGGCGCAGGAAGCACCAGGCCATCACCTGCGGCCACAGCGCGGCCGCGCTTCCTTCTACGGCAGGCAGTTCCATGGGCGCCGGATGGCCAATGGCAAGCCCTTCAACCGCTTCTCCAATTCGGCGGCCAGCCGCACCCTGCCCCTGGGGACCGAGGCCAGGGTGAGGAACCTGGAGAATGGCCGCACGGCGCTCGTGGTGATCCAGGATCGCGGCCCCCGCACGCGCAGCCGCGTGCTCGATGTCAGCCCGCACACGGCGTCCCAGCTCGGCATGCGCGAGCAGGGGACCGCCATGGTCGAGATCACGCCGCTGCGGATTCCGCGCGGCGAACCCGGATAA